In Arthrobacter sp. CDRTa11, one DNA window encodes the following:
- a CDS encoding FMN-binding negative transcriptional regulator, whose amino-acid sequence MYIPAHFTAGPEALHALLNRPAAANLVTMTAHGMLATLLPFVYDPSVGEHGALQAHVARNNTQWSEPAIGESLVLIQGADAYISPSWYASKAEHGRVVPTWNYSTAHVYGKLVIHDDPAWLDSLVRRLTDRHEAASERPWSVDDAPARYIAGQLRAIVGVELLITRIEAKTKLSQNRPDADINGVVSGLQASGQAESAADVERAQGR is encoded by the coding sequence ATGTACATCCCAGCCCACTTCACAGCAGGCCCTGAGGCACTCCACGCGCTCCTCAACCGCCCGGCCGCCGCCAACCTGGTCACCATGACCGCGCACGGCATGCTCGCCACCTTGCTGCCGTTTGTCTACGATCCGTCCGTGGGCGAACACGGTGCCCTGCAGGCGCACGTGGCCCGAAACAACACCCAGTGGTCCGAACCTGCAATCGGCGAGTCCCTCGTGCTCATCCAGGGTGCCGACGCCTACATTTCGCCCTCTTGGTATGCGTCAAAGGCCGAGCATGGACGCGTGGTGCCCACCTGGAACTACTCCACCGCGCATGTCTACGGAAAGCTCGTCATCCACGATGACCCCGCCTGGCTGGACAGCCTGGTCAGGCGGCTCACAGACCGTCACGAAGCCGCTTCCGAGCGGCCCTGGTCTGTGGATGATGCACCGGCGCGGTACATCGCCGGCCAACTGCGGGCGATTGTCGGCGTCGAACTGCTCATCACCAGGATCGAAGCCAAAACCAAACTCAGCCAGAACCGGCCCGACGCGGACATCAACGGCGTGGTCTCCGGCCTTCAGGCGAGCGGGCAGGCAGAGAGCGCTGCCGACGTCGAGCGGGCCCAGGGGCGCTAG
- a CDS encoding amino acid permease: MNLLRTKSIEQSMADADEPGRKLKRSLSTWDLMIMGVAVAVGAGIFSVGAKAAANFSGPAVTLSFAIAAVTCALAIMCYAEFATAIPVAGSAYVFTYATMGELLAWIIGWNLILELFTAAAVIAKYWGIYLSKVFALMGADVPPALSLGGVDLYWGAFLIVAVFTVLLVLGTKLSARVGNIFTLIKIAVVLFVIVVGFTYVKFENYTPFIPAAEPTAGSGAADVLKQSFFGFLTGAAPAQYGTLGIFAGAALVFFAFIGFDVVATSAEEVKNPQKTLPRGIFGGLAVVTLLYILVSLALTGMVSYTELAEAESPTLTTAFEAVGDTSAAKVIAFGSLVGLTTVIMVLLMGLSRVVLAMSRDGLLPRSLSKTSEKRSTPVRLQVICGAAVALVAGLTNVDLLEEMINIGTLSAFVMVSLGILVLRKKRPDLKPSFRVPFGKVLPVVSALLCLYLMTNLAVETWIFFAIWLVIGIIIYFSYGQRHSRLNERFIEAKEAVNGPAASEDEFSRA, encoded by the coding sequence ATGAACCTTCTCCGGACCAAATCAATCGAGCAGTCAATGGCCGACGCCGATGAACCCGGACGCAAGCTCAAGCGCTCGCTCAGCACCTGGGACCTCATGATTATGGGCGTTGCCGTTGCTGTCGGCGCCGGCATCTTTTCCGTAGGTGCCAAGGCTGCCGCCAACTTCTCCGGCCCCGCGGTGACATTGTCCTTCGCCATCGCCGCCGTCACGTGCGCGCTGGCCATCATGTGCTACGCCGAATTCGCCACCGCCATCCCCGTTGCAGGTTCGGCATACGTCTTCACGTACGCCACCATGGGTGAGCTGCTGGCGTGGATCATCGGCTGGAACCTGATCCTGGAGCTTTTCACCGCCGCCGCCGTGATTGCCAAGTACTGGGGCATCTACCTCAGCAAGGTGTTCGCCCTGATGGGCGCAGATGTTCCGCCGGCCCTCTCCCTTGGCGGCGTTGACCTCTACTGGGGCGCGTTCCTGATCGTGGCCGTGTTCACCGTGCTCCTGGTCCTGGGCACCAAGCTTTCTGCCCGCGTTGGCAACATCTTCACACTCATCAAGATCGCCGTGGTCCTCTTTGTGATCGTGGTGGGCTTCACCTACGTGAAGTTCGAAAACTACACCCCCTTCATCCCCGCTGCAGAACCAACGGCCGGGAGCGGTGCCGCCGACGTGCTCAAGCAGTCGTTCTTCGGCTTCCTCACCGGCGCCGCACCTGCCCAGTACGGAACCCTGGGCATCTTCGCCGGTGCAGCCTTGGTATTCTTCGCCTTTATCGGTTTCGACGTGGTGGCCACCTCGGCCGAGGAAGTCAAGAACCCCCAGAAGACCCTGCCGCGCGGCATTTTCGGTGGCCTCGCCGTCGTGACCCTGCTTTATATCCTGGTGTCCCTGGCCCTGACCGGCATGGTGTCCTACACGGAGCTGGCCGAGGCCGAGAGCCCCACGCTCACCACCGCCTTTGAAGCGGTGGGTGATACCTCCGCCGCCAAGGTCATCGCCTTCGGATCCCTGGTGGGCCTGACCACCGTGATTATGGTCCTTCTGATGGGCCTGTCCCGAGTGGTCCTGGCCATGAGCCGCGACGGCCTGCTGCCGCGCTCACTGTCCAAGACCAGTGAAAAGCGTTCGACGCCGGTGCGCCTCCAGGTGATCTGCGGCGCCGCCGTCGCACTCGTCGCCGGCCTGACCAACGTGGACCTGCTGGAAGAAATGATCAACATCGGCACATTGTCGGCGTTTGTCATGGTGAGCCTGGGCATCCTGGTGCTGCGGAAGAAGCGCCCGGACCTCAAGCCCTCCTTCCGCGTGCCGTTCGGCAAGGTCCTGCCAGTGGTTTCGGCCCTGCTGTGCCTTTACCTGATGACAAACCTGGCCGTGGAAACCTGGATTTTCTTCGCCATCTGGCTGGTCATCGGCATCATCATCTACTTCTCCTACGGCCAGCGCCACTCACGCCTCAACGAGCGCTTCATCGAGGCGAAGGAAGCTGTCAACGGCCCGGCCGCCAGCGAGGACGAGTTCTCCCGCGCCTGA
- a CDS encoding DUF779 domain-containing protein, whose protein sequence is MPRERLDAAVTLPGEDFSRVALTAVAVELLRKLWIQHGPLMFHQSGGCCDGSSPMCYPAGEFITGDSDVLLGLFDLSGAGTGGGVTSDPPGGPGQGQPLEFWMSREQFGYWSHTHLTVDVVPGRGSGFSVESPEGKRFLIRSTLMDWPA, encoded by the coding sequence ATGCCCAGGGAGAGGCTTGACGCCGCAGTGACGCTGCCCGGGGAGGACTTCTCCCGGGTGGCGCTCACCGCCGTGGCCGTGGAGTTGCTGAGGAAACTGTGGATTCAGCACGGGCCTCTGATGTTCCACCAGTCAGGCGGATGCTGCGACGGCTCCTCGCCCATGTGTTACCCGGCCGGCGAGTTCATCACCGGCGACTCCGACGTCCTGCTGGGTCTGTTCGACTTGTCTGGAGCCGGGACCGGCGGTGGCGTCACGTCCGACCCGCCGGGCGGCCCCGGGCAAGGACAGCCGCTGGAGTTCTGGATGTCGCGGGAACAGTTCGGCTACTGGAGCCACACCCATCTGACAGTGGATGTGGTTCCGGGCCGGGGCAGCGGATTCTCGGTGGAATCACCGGAAGGCAAACGCTTCCTGATCCGGTCCACCCTGATGGACTGGCCTGCCTAG
- the adhP gene encoding alcohol dehydrogenase AdhP: MTTTMHAAVVTEFGKDLQILDLPIPTPGPGEALVKVLTTGVCHTDLHAAEGDWPVKPSPPFVPGHEGVGEVVALGAGVTDLAVGDLVGNAWLWSACGDCQYCRTGWETLCEAQKNAGYSVDGSFGEYMLVDTRFAARIPAGSDPVEVAPVLCAGVTVYKGLKMTETRPGQWVTISGIGGLGHIAVQYAVAMGLRVAAVDIADDKLALAKAHGAELTVNALHEDPVEVIQRETGGCHGVLVTAVHPSAFGQAIGMARRGGTIVFNGLPPGDFPAPIFEIVLKGLTVRGSIVGTRQDLEEALEFYAQGKIHPTVSVRELSEVNAVLDEMKHAKIDGRVVLRF; this comes from the coding sequence ATGACGACGACAATGCACGCAGCAGTAGTAACCGAATTCGGCAAGGACCTGCAGATTCTTGACCTCCCAATCCCCACCCCGGGGCCAGGGGAAGCACTGGTCAAGGTGCTCACCACAGGTGTCTGCCACACTGACCTGCACGCGGCCGAGGGAGACTGGCCCGTCAAGCCCTCCCCGCCGTTCGTTCCGGGCCATGAAGGAGTGGGCGAAGTAGTTGCCCTCGGAGCAGGCGTTACAGACCTGGCTGTGGGGGACCTTGTGGGTAACGCCTGGCTCTGGTCCGCCTGCGGGGACTGCCAGTACTGCCGTACGGGCTGGGAGACGCTCTGTGAGGCGCAGAAAAATGCGGGCTACAGCGTGGACGGCTCCTTCGGCGAGTACATGCTGGTCGATACCCGTTTTGCGGCCAGGATCCCTGCCGGCTCGGACCCCGTGGAAGTGGCACCCGTGCTCTGTGCCGGCGTCACGGTTTACAAGGGCCTGAAGATGACGGAAACCAGGCCGGGGCAGTGGGTCACCATCTCCGGCATCGGCGGATTGGGGCACATTGCGGTCCAGTATGCCGTGGCCATGGGCCTGCGCGTTGCGGCAGTGGACATCGCCGACGACAAGCTGGCCCTGGCGAAGGCCCACGGAGCGGAGCTTACCGTCAATGCCCTGCACGAGGATCCCGTCGAAGTCATCCAGCGCGAAACCGGAGGTTGCCATGGAGTCCTGGTCACTGCAGTGCACCCGTCAGCTTTCGGACAGGCGATCGGCATGGCCCGGCGCGGCGGGACGATTGTGTTCAATGGGCTGCCGCCGGGCGACTTTCCGGCGCCCATCTTCGAGATCGTGCTCAAGGGCCTGACGGTCCGCGGTTCCATCGTGGGGACACGGCAGGACCTGGAGGAGGCTTTGGAATTCTATGCCCAGGGCAAGATCCACCCCACGGTTTCCGTCCGGGAGCTCTCCGAAGTCAATGCGGTCCTGGACGAAATGAAGCACGCCAAGATCGACGGCCGCGTGGTTCTGAGGTTCTGA
- a CDS encoding aldehyde dehydrogenase family protein, whose translation MTVYAQPGTEGSKVTFKDRYENWIGGEWVAPVKGQYFENITPVTGKAFCEVARGTAEDIELALDAAHKIAPSWGKTSVAERAAILNKIADRIDENLEMLAVAESWDNGKPIRETLNADIPLAADHFRYFASAVRAQEGRLSQLDEDTTAYHYHEPLGVVGQIIPWNFPILMAVWKLAPALAAGNAVVLKPAEQTPSSILVLMELIGDLLPAGVLNVVNGFGVEAGKPLASSPRIRKIAFTGETTTGRLISQYASQNLIPVTLELGGKSPNIFFNDVAESNDAFYDKAQEGFALFAFNQGEVCTCPSRALVQEDIYESFMADAVARVEKMIQGNPLDTETQVGAQASNDQLEKILSYIDIGKQEGAKLLTGGGRAELPGDLAGGFYVQPTVFEGHNKMRIFQEEIFGPVVSVAKFSDYNDAMGIANDTLYGLGAGVWSRNGNVAYRAGREIQAGRVWVNNYHAYPAGAAFGGYKSSGIGRENHSMMLDHYQQTKNLLVSYNENKLGFF comes from the coding sequence ATGACTGTTTATGCACAGCCCGGTACCGAGGGCTCAAAGGTCACTTTCAAGGACCGGTACGAGAACTGGATCGGCGGCGAATGGGTTGCCCCGGTCAAGGGCCAGTACTTCGAGAACATCACCCCTGTCACGGGCAAGGCCTTTTGCGAGGTGGCCCGCGGTACGGCAGAGGACATCGAGCTGGCCCTGGATGCCGCCCACAAGATCGCGCCGTCCTGGGGAAAGACATCGGTGGCAGAGCGCGCCGCCATCCTGAACAAGATTGCCGATCGGATCGATGAGAACCTCGAGATGCTGGCTGTGGCCGAATCCTGGGACAACGGCAAGCCCATCCGCGAGACCCTGAACGCGGACATCCCGCTTGCGGCTGACCACTTCCGCTACTTCGCCTCGGCCGTCCGCGCCCAGGAAGGCCGGCTGTCCCAGCTGGACGAGGACACAACGGCCTACCACTACCACGAGCCCCTCGGCGTCGTTGGCCAAATTATCCCCTGGAACTTCCCCATCCTGATGGCCGTCTGGAAGCTCGCCCCGGCCCTCGCGGCGGGCAACGCCGTGGTCCTCAAGCCGGCCGAGCAGACGCCGTCGTCCATTCTGGTCCTGATGGAGCTCATCGGCGACCTTCTTCCGGCCGGTGTCCTGAACGTCGTGAACGGCTTTGGTGTGGAGGCCGGCAAACCGCTGGCGTCCAGCCCCCGGATCCGCAAGATCGCCTTCACCGGCGAGACCACCACCGGGCGGCTGATCAGCCAGTACGCCAGCCAGAACCTGATTCCGGTCACCCTGGAGCTTGGCGGCAAGAGCCCCAACATCTTCTTCAACGACGTGGCCGAGTCCAACGACGCGTTCTACGACAAGGCCCAGGAGGGCTTCGCGCTGTTTGCCTTCAACCAGGGCGAGGTCTGCACCTGCCCGTCCCGCGCCCTGGTCCAGGAGGACATTTACGAGTCCTTTATGGCGGACGCTGTTGCCCGGGTGGAGAAGATGATCCAGGGGAACCCGCTGGACACCGAAACCCAGGTGGGTGCCCAGGCCTCGAACGACCAGCTGGAAAAGATCCTCTCCTACATCGATATCGGCAAGCAGGAAGGCGCCAAGCTGCTGACCGGCGGCGGCCGCGCCGAACTGCCCGGGGACCTCGCCGGCGGCTTCTACGTCCAGCCCACTGTGTTCGAAGGCCACAACAAGATGCGGATCTTCCAGGAGGAAATCTTCGGGCCCGTTGTCTCCGTGGCGAAGTTCAGCGACTACAACGACGCCATGGGCATCGCCAACGACACCCTCTACGGCCTCGGCGCCGGGGTCTGGTCCCGCAACGGCAACGTGGCCTACCGCGCCGGGCGTGAAATCCAGGCCGGCCGCGTCTGGGTCAACAACTACCACGCCTACCCGGCCGGCGCCGCGTTTGGCGGCTACAAGTCCTCAGGCATCGGGCGTGAGAACCACTCCATGATGCTGGACCACTACCAGCAGACCAAGAACCTGCTGGTCAGCTACAACGAAAACAAGCTGGGTTTCTTCTAG
- a CDS encoding helix-turn-helix domain-containing protein, with protein sequence MRALGKDALELLHKHASAAHEHIGAQGLVLPETGEVPGLRQLIRESWQRSAGFRANPDNPEAPLVMDTDELEEYRSQHPLASIMPVIHKLLVQPSHDAGLLVAVGDDVGRLLWVEGDAALLSRAEGMMFVPGADWSEATVGTSAPGTALALGRGIQISGAEHYQRSVHPWSCTAVPFHDPDSGALLGVVDITGGATAVAPHTLSLVEATVAAAQAQLRIERLQLAASVADRPVRRRNTGSAAGAVKEGSLYRNSLQLLGRDQALLSIEGKTVALSARHSEILALLSAHPDGLSAEELCVLLYPGDASTMTLRAEMVRLRKILQQLNPAAVPGSRPYKLTMDLVPDSGQVLSCLQRGAHRIALEIYRGAVLPKSEAPGVAVLRDRVSSLMREAVLTDGSAETLLKYAELPEARDDVGVRIAALKLLAPRSPKRAAVVADLERLEAELSA encoded by the coding sequence ATGCGAGCGCTCGGCAAGGATGCACTGGAACTGCTGCACAAGCATGCCTCGGCAGCGCACGAACACATCGGCGCCCAGGGACTCGTTCTCCCCGAGACAGGTGAAGTCCCTGGCCTGCGTCAACTTATCCGGGAATCCTGGCAACGCTCCGCCGGCTTCAGGGCCAACCCCGATAACCCCGAGGCCCCGCTGGTCATGGACACGGACGAGCTGGAGGAATATCGCAGCCAGCACCCGCTGGCCAGCATCATGCCGGTGATCCACAAGCTCCTGGTTCAGCCCAGCCATGACGCCGGCCTGCTGGTAGCCGTGGGTGACGACGTCGGGCGCCTGTTGTGGGTGGAAGGCGATGCCGCCTTGCTGAGCCGTGCTGAAGGCATGATGTTCGTTCCCGGCGCCGACTGGTCCGAAGCCACGGTGGGTACCAGCGCCCCCGGTACGGCCCTGGCCCTGGGCCGGGGGATCCAGATTTCCGGGGCCGAGCACTACCAGCGTTCAGTCCATCCCTGGAGCTGTACGGCCGTACCGTTCCATGATCCTGATTCCGGTGCCCTGCTGGGCGTTGTGGATATCACCGGCGGTGCCACGGCGGTGGCGCCGCACACCCTGTCCCTCGTTGAAGCCACCGTGGCCGCCGCGCAGGCACAGTTGCGCATTGAGCGGCTTCAGTTGGCGGCATCCGTTGCGGACCGGCCCGTCCGACGGCGGAACACCGGCAGTGCCGCAGGGGCCGTGAAGGAGGGCAGCCTTTACCGGAACAGCCTGCAGCTCCTGGGCCGTGACCAGGCGCTGCTGAGCATCGAAGGGAAAACGGTGGCGCTCTCCGCCCGGCACAGTGAGATCCTGGCCCTGCTGAGCGCCCATCCCGACGGACTGAGCGCGGAGGAGCTCTGTGTCCTGCTCTACCCGGGTGATGCCTCCACCATGACTCTCCGCGCGGAAATGGTCCGGCTGCGAAAAATCCTCCAACAGCTCAACCCTGCCGCTGTTCCCGGGTCGCGCCCGTACAAGCTCACCATGGACCTGGTGCCCGACTCCGGCCAGGTGCTGAGCTGCCTGCAACGCGGAGCGCACCGCATCGCCCTGGAAATTTACCGGGGAGCGGTGCTGCCGAAGTCTGAGGCGCCGGGTGTCGCAGTCCTCCGGGACAGGGTTTCCTCGCTGATGCGCGAGGCTGTCCTGACGGACGGCAGTGCCGAGACCCTGCTCAAGTATGCGGAGCTTCCTGAAGCAAGAGACGACGTCGGCGTGCGGATTGCCGCCCTCAAACTGCTGGCGCCGCGCTCGCCGAAGCGGGCAGCCGTCGTCGCCGATCTCGAGCGGCTGGAAGCCGAACTCAGCGCCTAA
- a CDS encoding S8 family serine peptidase has protein sequence MRPPAILAALLMSSAVMMATGLPALAVSPAPDPAPPSAEASSEVGSQAGADDPEAGSEAAASGQYLVTYAPGTDVAAEAKSLRARSIGVERTFSHALRGAVVKANPAQAAALARSPRVLSVEADTPVSIDEVQQPATWGLDRIDQRTLPLSNSYSYSSAGSGVAVYVVDTGVQAAHADFGGRVAAGWTALNDGLNSGDCNGHGTHVAGTAAGNTYGVAKAATIIPVRALYCDGSGLSSDIIAGLDWVAAHHQPGWPAVVNLSIGGFSNYTMDAAVMGVINDGITVVTAAGNTATNACERSPARVPAALTIAATDMSDRQASFSNYGNCVDLYAPGVSIISAGHTSTTAIKSLSGTSMSVPHAAGAAAVLLAANPGLSPAEVNAKIIDNATTGVVVSATPGTPNRLLYVNPATGNADSEPSPAPTPDLTRAALHSAADTVAAGPDGVLWNYPANGNGGFRPREAIGAGWQGLDTGFVTDWNRDGVFDLVAQWADGRLTYYPGLQTGGFSSPKTIGSGWGGYEVTIGHWSSTNPYPGIVAYDPAGALWHYPNNASGTLTGRSMIGSGWGGLYITMADFDRDAKQDLLSKRSDGSLILYRGSLQLGDPLLIGTGWNVIDTITEVEGYQGQGSYGLTARMTDGRLAYYPINNGSWGPPTIVGSGWNGFSIFR, from the coding sequence ATGCGTCCCCCCGCTATCCTGGCCGCACTGCTGATGTCCTCGGCCGTGATGATGGCCACCGGGCTCCCAGCCCTGGCCGTTTCACCTGCCCCGGACCCGGCGCCGCCATCGGCCGAAGCCAGCTCAGAAGTTGGTTCCCAAGCTGGTGCCGATGACCCTGAAGCTGGTTCCGAAGCTGCTGCCAGCGGCCAGTACCTGGTCACGTATGCTCCAGGAACTGATGTTGCGGCAGAGGCGAAATCCCTGCGGGCCCGGAGCATCGGCGTCGAACGGACGTTTTCCCATGCCTTGCGCGGCGCCGTGGTGAAGGCCAATCCGGCGCAAGCGGCGGCGCTGGCCCGCTCTCCCCGGGTTTTGTCAGTAGAGGCAGACACCCCGGTTTCCATCGACGAGGTCCAGCAGCCGGCAACGTGGGGCCTGGACAGGATTGACCAGCGCACCCTCCCGCTGTCCAACTCCTACAGCTACAGCTCCGCGGGAAGCGGGGTGGCTGTGTACGTGGTGGATACCGGTGTCCAGGCGGCCCATGCGGACTTTGGCGGCCGGGTCGCTGCGGGCTGGACTGCCCTCAACGACGGACTGAACTCCGGTGACTGCAACGGGCACGGCACGCACGTCGCCGGCACTGCCGCAGGCAACACCTACGGTGTGGCCAAGGCCGCCACCATCATCCCGGTGCGCGCCCTCTACTGCGACGGTTCCGGCCTCTCGTCGGACATCATCGCGGGACTTGACTGGGTTGCTGCACACCACCAGCCCGGATGGCCCGCAGTAGTCAACCTCAGCATCGGCGGCTTTTCCAACTACACGATGGACGCTGCCGTCATGGGCGTCATCAATGACGGAATCACCGTTGTCACCGCCGCTGGCAACACCGCCACTAACGCCTGCGAGCGCTCCCCGGCCCGCGTGCCGGCGGCGCTGACCATTGCCGCGACCGACATGTCAGACCGGCAGGCATCGTTCTCCAACTACGGCAACTGCGTGGACCTCTACGCCCCGGGCGTCAGCATTATCTCCGCGGGACATACTTCCACGACCGCAATCAAATCCCTGTCGGGTACCTCAATGTCAGTCCCGCACGCTGCAGGTGCGGCCGCCGTGCTGCTCGCGGCCAACCCTGGGCTTAGCCCGGCAGAGGTCAATGCAAAAATCATCGACAACGCCACCACAGGGGTGGTGGTGTCCGCCACCCCGGGCACACCCAACCGCCTGCTGTACGTGAACCCTGCCACGGGGAACGCGGACTCAGAACCCAGCCCTGCCCCCACCCCAGACCTGACACGGGCGGCACTCCACAGCGCCGCGGACACCGTAGCGGCCGGTCCTGACGGTGTCCTTTGGAACTACCCGGCCAATGGAAACGGCGGGTTTCGGCCACGGGAGGCAATCGGTGCCGGCTGGCAGGGCCTGGACACCGGCTTCGTCACTGACTGGAACCGGGACGGTGTGTTCGACCTGGTGGCCCAGTGGGCGGACGGTCGCCTGACCTACTACCCAGGGCTCCAAACCGGCGGCTTCAGTTCTCCCAAAACCATCGGCAGCGGCTGGGGCGGCTACGAGGTCACCATCGGCCACTGGAGCAGCACGAACCCTTACCCCGGCATCGTCGCCTACGACCCCGCCGGCGCGTTGTGGCACTACCCCAACAACGCCTCCGGCACCCTCACCGGCCGCAGCATGATCGGTTCCGGGTGGGGCGGCCTCTACATCACCATGGCCGACTTTGACCGGGACGCCAAGCAGGACCTGCTCTCAAAACGAAGCGACGGGTCCCTGATCCTCTACCGGGGCAGCCTGCAGCTGGGAGATCCGCTCCTCATAGGCACCGGCTGGAACGTCATCGACACCATCACCGAGGTGGAAGGCTACCAGGGCCAGGGAAGCTACGGGCTGACCGCCCGGATGACCGACGGCCGACTGGCCTACTACCCCATCAACAACGGGAGCTGGGGCCCGCCCACCATCGTTGGGTCCGGCTGGAACGGCTTCTCGATCTTCCGCTAG
- a CDS encoding FAD-dependent oxidoreductase, producing MSNPGETTTKRPLRVAIVGAGPAGVYAADILTKSNEVKGGDVEVSIDLFEAYPAPYGLIRYGVAPDHPRIKGIVNALHKVLDRGDIRFLGNVTYGRDLTLHDFRAFYDAVIFSTGAIKDADLNIPGVDLDGSFGGADFVSWYDGHPDVPRDWPLDAKEIAVIGNGNVALDVARMLVKHADELLTTEIPDNVYQGLKNSPVTDVHVFGRRGPAQVKFTPLELRELSHMRDVDIVLYPEDFEFDEASDEAIRSNNQIKTMVNTLTNWLVEEHAESDQPSSRRLHLHFLHSPVEIYEDHNPGNGSGSGKVAGIKFERMQLDGTGNVKGTGEIVDYPVQAVYRAIGYHGSPLDELEYDAKRGVVPNEGGRVLDADGKPVPGIYATGWIKRGPVGLIGHTKGDALETIGMLLEDRPGLPPAQNPDPQAIIRLLEERGIEYTTWEGWIKLDAHEAALGAEWTGQEEADDVVRERIKVVPREEMIKISRA from the coding sequence GTGTCCAACCCAGGCGAAACCACCACCAAACGTCCACTCCGCGTTGCCATCGTGGGCGCGGGACCGGCGGGTGTCTACGCCGCGGATATCCTCACCAAGTCCAACGAGGTCAAGGGCGGTGACGTGGAGGTCAGCATTGACCTTTTCGAGGCCTACCCCGCGCCGTACGGCCTGATCCGTTACGGCGTGGCCCCGGACCACCCCCGCATCAAGGGCATCGTGAACGCCCTGCACAAGGTCCTGGACCGCGGCGACATCCGGTTCCTGGGGAACGTGACCTATGGCCGCGACCTGACCCTGCACGACTTCCGCGCCTTCTATGACGCCGTGATCTTTTCCACCGGCGCCATCAAGGACGCGGACCTGAACATTCCCGGCGTGGACCTGGACGGCTCCTTTGGCGGGGCGGACTTCGTCTCGTGGTACGACGGGCACCCGGACGTCCCGCGGGACTGGCCGCTGGACGCCAAGGAAATTGCCGTCATCGGCAACGGCAACGTTGCCCTGGACGTGGCCCGGATGCTGGTCAAGCATGCGGACGAACTGCTCACCACGGAAATCCCCGACAACGTCTACCAGGGCCTGAAGAACTCCCCGGTGACGGACGTGCACGTGTTCGGCCGCCGTGGCCCGGCCCAGGTGAAGTTCACCCCACTGGAACTGCGCGAACTGAGCCACATGAGGGACGTGGACATTGTGCTGTACCCGGAGGACTTCGAATTCGACGAAGCCTCCGACGAAGCCATCCGCAGCAACAACCAGATCAAGACCATGGTGAACACGCTGACCAACTGGCTGGTGGAAGAACATGCGGAATCGGACCAGCCGTCGTCGCGGCGGCTGCACCTGCACTTCCTGCACAGCCCTGTCGAAATCTACGAAGACCACAACCCCGGCAACGGGTCCGGCTCCGGCAAGGTGGCCGGAATCAAGTTTGAGCGGATGCAGCTTGACGGCACCGGCAACGTCAAGGGCACCGGCGAGATTGTTGACTACCCCGTGCAGGCTGTCTACCGCGCCATCGGCTACCACGGCTCGCCCCTGGATGAGCTGGAATACGATGCCAAACGCGGAGTGGTCCCCAACGAGGGCGGCCGGGTCCTGGACGCCGACGGCAAGCCTGTCCCGGGCATCTACGCTACGGGCTGGATCAAGCGCGGTCCGGTAGGCCTGATTGGCCACACCAAGGGCGACGCACTCGAGACCATCGGGATGCTGCTGGAGGACCGTCCTGGCCTGCCTCCTGCCCAAAACCCGGACCCGCAGGCCATCATCCGGCTCTTGGAGGAGCGCGGCATTGAGTACACCACGTGGGAAGGCTGGATCAAACTGGACGCCCACGAGGCAGCACTCGGCGCGGAGTGGACCGGGCAGGAAGAGGCCGACGACGTGGTGCGTGAACGCATCAAGGTGGTACCGCGCGAGGAAATGATCAAAATTTCCCGGGCGTAG